CCTTCTCCCACCTGCGCCCCCCGCTCCCCAGCCGTCACGGGGGGTTCGCGCACCTTGCAAAACGCGCTGCCGTGCTAGAACCTAAGGCGTACCACAAGCCGCTTCTCATTCCGGTTCGTCAGGCCCTCTCTTTTTTTCACAGGACTCGTGCGTTTTTTCACGAGCTGGATGAAGTGGGAGGAGGGCAGAAGGGAGACTCCCATCGAGTACGCGAATTTCGTGATCATGCTGCTGATCGCCCTGGGGATCGGGGTCCTGGCCGTGGTGGTCAGCGCCATCCTGGGGCCGAAGAAGGCCAGCCGCACCAAGCTGATGGCCTACGAGAGCGGGAACGACCCCGAGCACGGCGGCGTGGGCACGGGCCAGCGCTTTCCGGTGCATTTTTACCTCGTCGCGATGCTCTTCATCATCTTCGACATCGAGACGGCATTCTTCTTCCCGCTGGCCGTCGCCTACCAGAAGCTGGTGCCCTTCGCCTTCTTCGAGGCCGTGGCGTTCGTGGGCCTGCTGCTCGTCGGGTACGTCTACATCCTGAAAAAGGGCGTTCTGGAATGGGCGTGAAGGAGCTTTCCCTATGGCGCTGAAAGAACTCTTCGACCGCGACTGGCAGGAACTCGAATCCGAGGGCGTCCTCTTTTCGAGCCTGGAAAAGCTCGTCGCCTGGGGACGCAGCAACAGCCTGTGGCCCGCCACCTTCGGCCTGGCGTGCTGCGCCATCGAGATGATGAGCAGCACGGACGGGCGCAATGACCTCGCGCGCTTCGGCTCTGAGGTTTTCCGCGCCTCGCCCCGGCAGGCCGACGTGATGATCGTCGCCGGGCGGCTGAGCAAGAAGATGGCCCCGATCATGCGCCGGGTCTACGACCAGATGCCCGATCCCAAGTGGGTGATCAGCATGGGGGCATGCGCGAGTTCGGGCGGCATGTTCAACAACTACGCCATCGTGCAGAACGTGGACCACGTGGTGCCGGTAGACATCTATGTGCCCGGCTGCCCGCCCCGCCCCGAGGCGCTGATCTACGCCGTCATGCAGCTCCAGAAGAAGGTGCGCGGCGAGGCGTTCGACGAACTCGGCACTCAGCTCCCGATGGTGGAGGCGTGGACGAGATGACGCGCCAGGAGACGATCATCGTCACGACGGGGACGGGGACGGTTCAAAGTGACCCCCGCGACGTGACTTCCCTCATCGCCGAACTCGGCCTGACTGCGGACGACACCGCCGAACCGACCGCCAGCGTCTCCCACGAGCGGCTGAGGGAAGTGGCGTACGCCCTCAAAGAACGCGGCTTCATGCTGATGGACACGGTGGGTATCGACTACAGCGCCTACCCCGAGCGCCGCCCCGCCCGCTTTGCCGTGCTGCACAACGTCTACCACCCGGACGACCACCGCCGCCTCTTCCTGCGCGTGTGGGTGAACGACGGGGAGCCTGTGGACAGCCTCTACCCCGTCTGGAAGGCCGCGAACTACCTAGAGCGCGAGGTGTACGACCTGATGGGTGTAGAGTTCGTGGACCACCCCGACCTCCGCAAGGTGCTCACGCCGGACGACCTGGAAGGGCATCC
This genomic interval from Deinococcus planocerae contains the following:
- a CDS encoding NADH-quinone oxidoreductase subunit A — encoded protein: MLLIALGIGVLAVVVSAILGPKKASRTKLMAYESGNDPEHGGVGTGQRFPVHFYLVAMLFIIFDIETAFFFPLAVAYQKLVPFAFFEAVAFVGLLLVGYVYILKKGVLEWA
- a CDS encoding NuoB/complex I 20 kDa subunit family protein, with the protein product MALKELFDRDWQELESEGVLFSSLEKLVAWGRSNSLWPATFGLACCAIEMMSSTDGRNDLARFGSEVFRASPRQADVMIVAGRLSKKMAPIMRRVYDQMPDPKWVISMGACASSGGMFNNYAIVQNVDHVVPVDIYVPGCPPRPEALIYAVMQLQKKVRGEAFDELGTQLPMVEAWTR
- a CDS encoding NADH-quinone oxidoreductase subunit C, giving the protein MTRQETIIVTTGTGTVQSDPRDVTSLIAELGLTADDTAEPTASVSHERLREVAYALKERGFMLMDTVGIDYSAYPERRPARFAVLHNVYHPDDHRRLFLRVWVNDGEPVDSLYPVWKAANYLEREVYDLMGVEFVDHPDLRKVLTPDDLEGHPLRKDFPIGETPTMFREGRFLDPGAFRAGLTGREAGLSKYRGELRRGQGEDRLPPVMPDGGPK